gaaagaaaaagaaaatgagaaaaaagTGATATGAGTACCTGACTACTTTGACACATACATGTTACAGCTCATATATGTGTTTAAAGAAGTGTATGAGATGAGAGTCATGATAAAAGCTTAAAGCTGATCCTTTCCTATTAATATTGTACTCCATTACAATCCCCTAAATCTAATGGTGACTTATTCTGTCTTCCCTTTAGAGATATATGACAAAAGTTTATCACTTAAATGACACAGATCATGATCTTCAAATTAGAAACCTCTCTTTTATGGTGGAAGAAAGTTGAACTgccatatatatttgagttaaAGGGATAGTAGTCGGTGGtgttagttttttttctttacgATGACTTTTTTTACCTTACCCTTTCTCAATAATTTTCTttaaggaaaaaaattaaactctatgACTAAAATACATTTACAAGTTTAATACTAATTAGTTTAGTGTGCTATATTCTGTTATGTCATCATCAACTAAATTTTAAACCATGATTTTATTGGATTTAGGAAATTATTTAACGGATAATATACTATACATTTAAGTATTTTTATGAACTaagtttaactaaattaaataattaaatttaaataatattaatcataactgatttttattatgttaaattaaattgattaaacttaattaacaaaaaaaatttgtatataatatttctcttatttaaGAGATAAGTCATTATAAATACTACTTAAGGAATGTATCTGatatataagaataaaatttttatataaaaatgtaaaaatatatttatagtcattgaattaatttaaattattaaaattaaatgtgtctaataaaaataaaaaacaataactataaatataataactgttaaatatattttttcatgaatttaataattatattaaatatattacttatatatcatttattaatcatatttattttcaattacttaaattaatcaaatgactataatataaataattttcgTATTTTCGTATATTCTCATAACCTATATATACACTAACAATGAATATACTATGAtttatttatagatattttagTCTTTAGGTAAGGAAAGGATTCCTTGTGCATCTTGATTGGTTTCTCTCTAGTTTCTATGTCAGTAagattaaacaataaaaaacaaaaaattcttaaaaattagGATTGCTATGATTTTTTACTATATTAAAAAGTACactaatattagaaaaattaaaaaaatgtcaaaatttttcttatttaatatttattaattatcataataattaataaatattaatattaaataaaataaataattaataaagtaTATGGTCCACACAGCCTACAGTCCTTTTGTTCCCTTCTCTTACCTCATCATTACACTTAGCAACACAATTCCCAAATCTCCTCTcagcttttattattattaactaattgCTAGATATTCATTACCCTTGATTAGAGTAAGCTTTTGTTTAAGTACATTTCTCAACCGTAAAATATGAGCAATCATAACCGCAAATGAGCTTTTAGAATCTTAAATTCTTATTATAATGACTAATAGATAaataccacaatttaccaaaaagAATGAGTAGATAAAGTAGCTCAGGAACGATGTACTTTCTGTTCCTTTCCTTCGTTCGGTGAAAAGGACATACGAATGCGCAGATATGAACACAGCCATAAGGGAAAATATAAAGTATACAATGTtctatacataaaaatattgttaaactaactaaaagtttctttttcttttttaatttctgctcccttttcttttcttccttcaaTTTTATCGTCAATGAGAAGTGTAATTATTGTCATCACATGAATTCATATAAGCTTTCATGGGAGTCACATTAGGACAATTATGTGATCCCACTTTTCCTTTGGGTACATATGGGGATCACACTTTTTTATACCTACAAGTCCTCAACTACCCGATAATTTATTGGTTGAGACATTATTAATATCATTATAATGAGTGAATAAATTGTAAGTTCAATGCATAGTGCCCTTGGTCATTCATACAATAATACTAGTAATAATTAATCTCATAACCAAGCATTGATTGCCTCACTAATCTCTTTAAATAAATGTTAGGatttaaattctatttatatattatttatttatgaatgataaatttttaaataaaatttaaattcataataaattaattcttgaaaTATCTAACATGAGTAAAAAAAATAAGCTAAAGAGGTACGCTTCATATGTTGATGATAAGGAAGAAACACATATATATGTGGTGAGAAAAGTTGAGGTAAAGTATTTACATTCTTAGAAGTATTCAAAATGATGATGACTAAGCTTATAGGGTTGATCTCTTTCTTTCTTGGTTAATCTACTAGGCATGAAAACCCTACTCCTAAGGATGTTATTATTGATATGATTAGGCACCTCGGGTGGCTTAATAGACCTAATCAAAGCCCAATTAACAGGCTTAAAGAAGTCATGCCTCTTAATCTCAAGAGAACCCATGCAACTGCCAATCCTCTTGTTTGGATTCTTCACCAAAAGCTTGCTTATAAGATCTTGAACCTTCACCATCTCCTCATACTCCTTGCTACTAGTAACCGCAATCCTTGGAAAAACCAACGGCATCTTGAGAATATTCAACAGCGTCTTCTCATTATTCTCGCCTTTGAACGGCGTTCTTCCGTACAGCATCTCATACAAGAACACTCCGAAAGTCCACCAATCCACGGCGCTGCCATGGCCTTGACCTAAGATCACTTCCGGCGCCAAATACTCGTGCGTTCCGACGAACGATTTCGACCTTGCTTCTATTGGCTCCGCTACGAGCTCTGGATCGAGTTCTTGAACGTGGTTAGCGTTTTCTGTTATGACGGTTGTAACGGTCGGGGAACGTTTCTTGTTTCTTGATGAAGATAGTGAGAAGCATGAGAGTACTGGCTGGATGGGTGCGGTGGCGCAGGATCTGGTCTTTGTGGACTTAATGGTGCGTTCCAATCTGGTGGTAGTTTTGGTCCTTAGGAGCTTGGGAACGACGTCGCATTTGAGAGAGAGATCGAAATCCGATAGCATTATGTGGCCGTCTTCCCTCACCAGAACGTTCTCCGGCTTCAAATCCCTGTACACTATCCCCATCATGTGAAGATATTCTACCGCCAAAAGTGTCTCCGCTCCATAGAACCTATCAATTTCTTAACTTAATTAGCACCATTGTATCATGCATAACGAAACTACACACACCCACGCCATTAAATATAATcttacaccattaaaaatattagtaatgaCCAATTGATagctacaaatcacaaaaactGTTACTCCTATGATAATTTATAATACTAGAAAAAGTGCTTACTTAGCGGAAGCAATGGAGAAGCGCTTGCCGGGCTGGCGTTGGCGAGCAGCGTATAAGTCGCCGCCGGGGCAGAACTCCATGAGCAAGCAAGAGTAGTGAGAAGCTTCAAACTGAGTGTACAAAGTTGGCAAGAAAGGGTGATCAAGCATTCCAAGAATCTCCTTCTCCATCTCCGCTCTATGAAGCTTCTTCCTTATGGCAAGTGCTTCTCTGTCCACAACCTTCATGGCGTAGAAGCACTGCGGAAGCCCCACCACCGGGTTCCTTATCTGGCAAAGGTACACGTTCCCTATGTCGCCGCTCCCCAGCCGCCTCAGCAACCGGAAGTGGTCGAGCCCCACGCGCCCGTGGTGGCTCAGGAGCCGCTGCATGGCCTCCCATGCAACTTGGTTCGCCTTGTGCGGCTTGCTTTGGAGAGAAGAAGAAGTCAGAAACAAAGGGGTGTCTGTGATGGCGGAGGATGAGGAGAAAACGGAGACGGAGCTCTGGCGGCGGAGGCTGCTGAAGCTGAGGTTGCTCATCCAGCTGCGGGTGGATTCAGggagggtggtggtggtggtgacgGAGGAGGAGCTGCTGTCGTAGTCAGGTTCATTATTATTATCTCTTGAGGGTGTGGTGATGATGGTGGTAGCCATGGTGGGTTCTAAGGTAACATATGTGTTATGGAAGTGTGTGTGGGTGTGGGCTTAACATTTTATATGCACAACCAACCCTTCACTTTAATTTTGTTGCCATTCAAATCTTGCACATGCCACACATCAAATAAAATGTGACTTGGAATAAGAATCAATATAATAGATCAACTAACCCTTTATTATCATcactatttttttataacaatttttCACAATATTATTAGGACTCTTTCTAATACTTTCAAAATTGTTTACcctttttctataatttttaaGAATTATATGTAATATAAGAGTCACGTTTATTATTAATTCAAAACAAAAGTTTACAAAAGGGTGTCTGCTTTTACTAACTTGAAATGCCATTAAGTCTGTATACAGTATATTGAACACATTAGAGAGCCCATGTTTCTTTTGGTATCAAAAAGTGACACTTTTATTAATTATCATTCATACATTTAATTTCACTCGAACAAATATAGatccttaattttttttttcggtgtaattaattagtttttctGATAGGGTGTTTATTCATAGGAAAATAAATTGACATCTGTCTTAGATATaactaaaaagatttaaattaaaattaaaagaatctTTTACTGAATGAGAGGCTACACGGGCAGCAACATATTGATCCTAATTaagaaaattttgttttgtcaAAAAGCATAATAGTAAAGATTCcttaaaaattagtattttcTGCGGCAGGTAATAACGTTTAGGCTTAAATGAATCTTTAGATTTTTATGGGAGCCGTGGAAAAtgtttttatttcttcttcattcttttttgaaatgaaataatattttgtttagGAAGGAGTGGTGGGAAGAGGGGTATCAAGGCATTTTTTGGATAGTCCTCACGTTTAATTCTTCTTCTTCGGATTTGTATAGAAAATAGAGACAGCCAAAAAGGGATATATGAAGTAACTATAAGCTTTTGGTgttgttttccttttctttcttttgtttgagGCATGCTCTTAGTCTCAGGCAGTCAGGCCAATTGCTGACGAACCCACTAGTTCTTGTTCTCTCTAAAGCGGTTTTCCAAAAAGTAACGCCCATCAattctaatattatatatatttttcttgctaaatatatataatcaatatTTATCGTTCTCTATATATGTCTCTTTAATTGAGGTATGCTTGAAACGATTCTTTATTCTTCTATCTCCAAACTTCTCCATCCAAACATATTCTATAACGACATTTCGGGTATGCAAACGTATATGCTGATGAAATTATCAATTTATCATTAAAAACTTTTCACAGATAAAGTtgttgaaacataaaaaaaaaattatatagaactatttcatatatacatatacaaatTTTCATTCTGTTTTCATCACCCAACTAAACATACtctcaaaaataaattatagtaTCTATACAAGAGAAATCCTAgaaaactaatttattatttttaattaacaattaatcaaaaatgtaatttaaaatatattattaaattattaaattaaagaaatttaattaataactaaaataataataaaaaataataaattttgataattttttaatattttttgtgtacagctaatgttatttatatttatagtaACACAATATATTCATCAAGAATGTGCTGAAACCTCTGAATGACTATGATTTAATTTTAGGACTTGAGAAGCATATTGATGGATGTTACATATATGACATTTCCTGGCTAACCTTGCCATTGGTAGAACAAGTCCAGAAACACTTTTGGGAAGACATCATTATGGAGTGCACCGTATTATATATTGGTACACtgaatatatatattgaaagaGCAGAGAGAAGtacataataaaatatttggtAACAATAGATACGGTGGAAACTCAGGTAGAGTcgatttcacgtgaagttgataattgagagtcgttagataatttgactgattttattaaattttcatctaacgactcttaactatcaacttcacatgaaatcGACTTCAATTGAGTTTTTACCAATAGAAAGTGTTATGCCTACAAATTATTCTCTCTCTTATTGTAGTATCCACTATTCACCTTCATATTTGGTAAATGATTGTCAAAATGATCTTTTTGGGTGCATTACAGATATATAAATTACTTCAGTCCAAAGTAATTAGTAAAAGGATATATAAACtactaattaattagttaatttaattataaaccGAAGCTTTTAAAAGTGAATTGGTCAAAAGCAAGCTCTCTTTGtgtttaaagcttatgtaaaccGCATATCAAGaataatttcttttcttttttatttattattcgaaTAACAAAGCATAGAAAGCAGGAGCAGCATGCAAACGACATCGTAAACTCTGCCATATATTGATCATAGAGATACCTGGTTCTTCTTGTCTAACACTCCACCATATATACACATTAAGATGTGAACATACATTATTCgttgaaaaaattaaataaatggtATATAGCAGCTAGGAATGAGGATGCACGAAGAACCCGTGTTCCAAATTGAATTCACCACCTCAATTTGAAATGGGGGGTTGGAAATTAAAGTGGAGTTAGTAATATAGCTTATGTGTCTACgtatgaatgatgatgagtataTGCATAAGAAATTACGGTACGGAGTAGTAGTAATACAGTAGTGATGTTAATTTATGATTTATGATATTCTTGCTATGCATGTGAACCAATTATGAATGTAGGGGACCTGTCTTTGGTCACTTTTCTTGGGTCCATACTTGCGCCCACCACCTCTCAAAGTATATACATATCTATATATCTCTTGTATTTGTATATACTTAGGTGTATCAGTGTATGTGATGCTATTTGATGATGTATATATGTAGTACTTGTCAATGTAGTTGGTAATATATACTCCTATAATTTAATCTCGAAATAAGTATTGTTTTAGATCCTTAAAATATaagatcaaaatcaaaattgtctttaatcttatttttaacATTAAAATTGTTTTTGTGTGTTTGTAACCTAAAAATTAGTGTAggataatattttaaataaattactaaaaatacACTCGAATTATTTGAGgttgacaaaaatatttttaaattttattatcgaCAAAATTATTCTCGAATAATTTTAAAGACCTAttctgttaaaaaaatatatgacaTAACTCACTCGTTAATATTAGAGTCTCACTTGCTatataaaaaattctatttatcaaattgttctttttaattaacatTAAATGTCTTAATTTATGAATGTGTATTTTTTTTACGTTTTAAAATgatttaaagatatttttgttaataataaaaattaaagatatttttatcaaTTACAAAATAATTCAGGTATATTTTTTGTAGTTTACCTTATTTGTTTATAATAATGTGTCTATGTATATCATCATATTTGAAGAATATATATCCTAGTTTATTAGCTTCAAGAGAAACTAGCTAACTTCAATGTGATGAGTGTTAATTATTAAATCTAACTTTGTTAGTATTTTAGGGAGGCTTGGCTGCATTATATTCCTCGCTTTTAAAACTTTATACATCAGTCAAACAAAGAGTTATCTCTTCCTAAGTCTTatgtatcttttttttttttgtttccccCTAGAGTAGAGTACATACACTACTACTAGCTGTCACATATATCCCATTTCATTATGCTGATCTTGTGGACCCATAAAATATACACTCtttttctttcacattttcatttccattaaattaataataatttgatcACATGAACAGGCAGGGAAAGTAATTATCCAAAAGAGAGGAATTCAAGCACAACTTATTCATGCAAAATATTTTGAGGATataatgaaaaaacaaaatgCATGATGGATTAATTTTGAATTGGAATTGGATGCTTCATGTATATATGTTGTGGCATTGATTATTCAATGGCAACACAAATCTTGTTTCCTACTTGGTGACTGGGATTTGTGGATTATCTTACTTTGAATTCTTGCTTCATGAATTTCACATAAAGCCAATAACTCTAATCATTATTCCATACATGTAGCTCTATTAATATAGTTTTTAGAAATTGTTGGAGTTTATTTTTGTTATCTGCAAGATCTTGTCCTTTTGGTTACAATTTGAGGCAGCAAGAACTGAATGATTTAAATTTTGCAGTGATTCAGAGTGGCAAATATATAGGAAGACTCAAAGGTCCATAACATACTTCTCCCCAACCCTTCAAAAGTGCCATCACTCTACACCCCACCATCCTTTTATGATGTCTTCTTGTTTTTATTGTATAAAGGAAACGAACCCGCAATCAAATTGGGACAAAAGTTAAACACAACAAATAAATGTCATTCGTATTGAATAGACAAGTGATGTACTTACTCCCTTGCTCTGGATTTGGATGCATGTTGGGTCATATTTTAAGTAATAAAAGATGTAGTCTTTGATAAgttattgttttcttttttcacttaatCTATTGATTTGAATTCTTCTTAAGTTTTGAATCTTGATGAGGCTTTTTTTATAGTCTTAAGAATCGAACTGAATTGGTCAATTCAacttttataactaaaaatagGTTTAAGATAAAACTGTTTGATAGcgaattaattgaaaaattggttaatcgatttaaaataataaattataaaaaaattaatttttaaaagattatatattttatacataatatattattttattatttaaatttctaattCTACAGTTGGATAACCGGAACCTTGGTTCTTTGAGATGTAGGTTGCCAATGCAAttctaataaattataaaagaatataAAGTTACATGAGTATTAGAGTGAGATTTATAATAAGTTTTGACCtgtgaataaaaataaacaggTAATGACTAATGAGACGTATTTAATTTGATAAAGCTGCTATACTATATGAAGTGGGATTGTACTTGATTTGTACACAGGAATCTGAGATATACCCTCTGATCAAATGTATTGGCATGCACTTGGCAGAATGTGGTTAATTTAATGAGATAGATGAATTGGAATAAGATGAGAGCAAATTAAAGCAAGGATGACGCATgcagaaagaaagaaacaagttCAGCATATCTTAAGAGCAGAGTGTGTATCAGAGTTCCACtcctcttcttcaataatttgGAGCATGCACTGAACAAAGTGTGGCCAATCTGGCAAACTCCTGCAAGATAATGTATCATATAAAAACCAAGCAGCACAATTTAAATAAATGTAGCATAATCAGCACCTTATTATAAATGCTAAACTAATTACATGTGTATAATATAATGGGGAGAGCATAAATTTCAGTGAAGGACACGTACCCGGGAATTGGGGAAAACAGCAATGGCAACCTTATGCCGTTATGCGAATTGAACTAATTTGTACTCCCTCCTCTCTCATAATGTTTCTCTTTTGAATTGAACTACATCAATGCTTTTCAGTTGCTTGTACATGTATGTATATCCAACATTATATTTGTAATTAGTGAACTATttagtttctttctttttccctttttcttttttaatagaattaaaGACTTTTATTTTATGCAATCACAAATATCCTACACTTTAGCTTCCATGAAAAAATTTCAAGTCAAACTTGGTTGGAAATTCGGCAGATATAAAACCTTAAGAAAACAACATAGTGAAAGTGGCTACTTGGCACGTGTAGTCATGTCAAAGTTAGTAAATATGTCAAACTATCTAGCAACTATTATTTTCATGAGTAGTCCTCATTTATTTAAGGGTAAAGTAcgtttttttattcttaatattgatgatttttttaaatatttttaatatttaattgtatttaatttttttaaatattttttatttgtgtcaaaattatttttggacaTTAACTCTATGTAAAATATTAGGAAtaagattaaaaattttaaagaataattttgatacaaataaaaaaacagGGACAAAAATGAATAAATTGAAAGCGTTAGGACAAAATTGAAtgaaatttaatattatgagaattttgaaaaaaatcataaaatttaagGACAAAAAAGGGGTTAATAGTCATATTAATCCCTAAAAGATGACTCATTTTTCAAATTCGGTCATAGAAAGATTTTATCAATCAAATTAgtaattcaaaaattataaattaatcattTTCATCCTTCAATCACTCGATTAATAGTTTTCATAAACAATTAATGACATGAAACGTTAACTCACATCATACATAATAGCTAGCATATATAATTAGACGCTGaacaaatatatttatgaaGATTTATCAAGGTTATATTAGGATTAGGGTTAATATAATTgggaaaataaaatttatagatTTTCATAATCATATTTATTCAAGGTCCAATGCAATTAGACATGCTAGGTGTCATACATgctattaaattaatttttatttcattaatCATTGACAAAAACTATTAATTGAGTGACGGAATGATAAAAATGATTAATTTGTAATCTTTAAagaactaatttaattaatacaattttttaggaataaatttagaaaatgaCTCATcttttagaaattaatttaacCATTAATCGGacaaaaaagaataatattatacatttaaGTCTTTTAATGAACCAAGTTAAacaataaaacttaaaataatgTTAGCTATAGctgatttttattatattagaccaacttaattagatttaattaataaaaaaacttaaatatgTAGTAttattcaacaaaaaaaaatactttatccTTATTTAATTTAACCTAATGTTGTGGTGCTCTTTCCTAACTAACTTcgtcaacaaaaaaaaagactTATCATCTTAAATGACTGGAGCGTAAAAGGATAAGCTAGTCCTTATTTGATAGGTCTAACATGATAGGGTTGATAATATAAGAGTCTAATAAATATCACTTTTAtaaagaattttattatttcctTTTAACCTCTTGTGAAAAGTCTAAAACTGATTCTCTGACCGTGATAGTTCATGGACAATGATGTTCATGCATCAAAGTTCCATATACTACCCATACCTGTAACCTTTAGGTACAATAATGCTACAACGACAAAACAATGTAGCCAAATCCACCCTCCCCTCTCTATTTGACAGCTATTACGGCAGCCGGATGAAATAGAAATCTTGGTAAGAACTAAGAAGTTACGTGCTAGTAGGTgagaactaattttttttttttaaatctacTAAACTATGCTAGgaagtattattattattatttgggtTGCCGTTCTAGGAAATATCTTAATGGtgtatttatttcttttttattaaatcTTAGGGGGAACCTTTTTTTTATCACAATAAACACCTGCATTACACACATAAACCGATTCATATCCACTAATACTAATAGGCAAAGCCACAAGAATAGTGTGGCTTTCGCTTTTCGCCCACGACCAAACCAGTAACCATAGTCATGAAAAGGTGGAAATAATAATTTTCGCATTTATAAGATAGAACGCTGGACCATAAACGTTTGAAAATCTAGGCCTTCATGGTTAAGAACTAGTGGCCTAAAAGTAAACTTCAGCCCACTtgagagattttttttttcaaaattaggaGTGAAATTTAAATATGAGGATTTAGattctctaaattttgaatttcactttagagagtaaattgtgatctctcaccatttattttACGGAAATGTTTGGTAACCAAAGAAAATCAAGCAAAAACAGTCATAACTTGCCTTATTTAGCTTTCATTAATTGTTGCAACAATTAATGAATGCTAAATAAGGTAAGTTCTGGCTGTTTTTACCTTgtacaaattcaaaatttagagaattCAAATCCTAAATCCGAAACCTCTAGGTAGAGCTGGAAGTAAGCCGAGCTGAGCCGAGCTAGACCAAGCTCAAGCTCAACTCACAAAAATTGAGCTTGGCTCACGGCTCGACTCATTAACAATCGAGCCTATTTCTTAAGCTCAAACTCGGCTCACCGAAAGCTCACGAGTTGGCTCGAGCTTACGAGCTGGctcaaataatagaaacataaatacataatttataattctatatcaataaattataacttatatattttaaaaaatatttaaaattatatatgcatttaatatatacttttaatattatatacatacatatgaaatagtaatatatatatatatatatatatatatatatatatatatatatatcaagtaAGCTCACGAGCTAATGAGCTGAGTTTATCCAAGCTCAAATTCggctcatttaatttatgaactcaaTTCCAAGCTCAAGCTTGACTCACTAGCTCACAAACTTAGCTTATTGAGCTATTAACGAGTCGAGCTCGAGCTAGCTCATGAGCTGGCTTGACTCACTTCCAGCCCTACTTTTATGTGAGAATGGAGATACTATATCATTTGAGTTATAGTTTACTGCCTTGAGATTCTCTTTTAcatttatttcatttatttatttcataaaaCAAGTAGCCTTACTTGCATAGTTAGCCTTTTGAATTCCATAATGAATAAACGTATTAGCAGCTATAGGTTATTAGAACCTCGAAGCAAATTAGCAAACTCACCCCAAACAAGCCTAGTCCTAATAATGCAAGTGCTAGTGGCATTCGACACACTACCACAATATGCAACAATTCATTCTCAAAATGCTAGAAATAATGCATAACTAATAAGCTTAACTTGTAcca
Above is a genomic segment from Arachis stenosperma cultivar V10309 chromosome 1, arast.V10309.gnm1.PFL2, whole genome shotgun sequence containing:
- the LOC130943149 gene encoding protein kinase PINOID 2 — protein: MATTIITTPSRDNNNEPDYDSSSSSVTTTTTLPESTRSWMSNLSFSSLRRQSSVSVFSSSSAITDTPLFLTSSSLQSKPHKANQVAWEAMQRLLSHHGRVGLDHFRLLRRLGSGDIGNVYLCQIRNPVVGLPQCFYAMKVVDREALAIRKKLHRAEMEKEILGMLDHPFLPTLYTQFEASHYSCLLMEFCPGGDLYAARQRQPGKRFSIASAKFYGAETLLAVEYLHMMGIVYRDLKPENVLVREDGHIMLSDFDLSLKCDVVPKLLRTKTTTRLERTIKSTKTRSCATAPIQPVLSCFSLSSSRNKKRSPTVTTVITENANHVQELDPELVAEPIEARSKSFVGTHEYLAPEVILGQGHGSAVDWWTFGVFLYEMLYGRTPFKGENNEKTLLNILKMPLVFPRIAVTSSKEYEEMVKVQDLISKLLVKNPNKRIGSCMGSLEIKRHDFFKPVNWALIRSIKPPEVPNHINNNILRSRVFMPSRLTKKERDQPYKLSHHHFEYF